One window of Phycodurus eques isolate BA_2022a chromosome 8, UOR_Pequ_1.1, whole genome shotgun sequence genomic DNA carries:
- the ttc14 gene encoding LOW QUALITY PROTEIN: tetratricopeptide repeat protein 14 (The sequence of the model RefSeq protein was modified relative to this genomic sequence to represent the inferred CDS: deleted 1 base in 1 codon): MRTMDRDLLKQCLSYHGESLLNKLKCEQTENPDFQAVVTDLCNASYEGNGEERSSPLVEQFIARKADILFSPSWKTATPKEEEHGEEEAAEAYAVMPPLELFMEVPFEERRAMLYRDLERGDIVVGRINNIREYGFFLTLICMAGGLNRDIEDLELSALCHIKEIPSAGSHDDPLSYYQIGDLIRAGVKDIDRYQEKITVSLLQASISARSVCIQLGVMTREELPIHYDRSVCAASDSTKTYECILRGCHGYHNPSVVDYLLENIGVSDIHPPSMMRGLQSKLFEKEDFASVIRKQQSASWALTCVKAGVGHFKQGRHVEAMNEYNKALDIDTNNVEALVARGALYANKGVMVKAISDFELALATCPDHRNAKKYLCQTLVERGKQLEEQEKLVTAEGVYRRALSLDDANPEAQEALKKITETIQNSIRLREEALAKEGEEKAKSSQSSAEKLRKILKEEKRMKRKRKRRASSSSSSSSRKSSTSSSSSSRRRSKKKKKKKRKGVRESKRHHRLSRESSRRSDEGKHVKKRQEREDEELEWYPAPPNTSATFLNQKAWEGFGLVDEEEGETSRKGKDGNGPRICLYSLSATSEDEECESPSHRGWQTKDREERRRKSSSISSDREDGRTKSWENSQRSNKRGNEDTRKTSGPDRSSLDERKRKASCSSSESVYSRKSFQSKDFSRRNSFRGDEDETQKEKDISKGKAEEERPGWSKSDAAEIQDELDGEISVPEGKAKKDLPANLLDIFNQIARFQKEKGIGPKK, translated from the exons AAATGGTGAAGAGCGGAGCAGCCCCCTTGTGGAGCAGTTCATAGCTAGGAAAGCTGACATTCTTTTCAGTCCATCATGGAAGACTGCAACTCCTAAAGAAGAGGAGCATGGGGAGGAGGAGGCTGCAG AGGCTTATGCTGTCATGCCACCCTTGGAGTTATTCATGGAGGTGCCTTTTGAAGAGAGAAGGGCCATGCTTTATAGGGATTTAGAACGAGGAGACATTGTGGTGGGGAGGATCAACAATATTCGAGAATATGGCTTCTTTCTCACGCTGATTTGCATGGCAGGAGGGCTAAACAGAGACATAGAAGACCTGGAGTTATCA GCTCTTTGTCATATTAAAGAAATTCCTTCAGCTGGCAGCCATGATGATCCTTTGTCTTACTACCAGATTGGGGACTTAATCAGAG CTGGTGTGAAAGACATTGACCGCTACCAGGAAAAAATAACGGTGTCCCTTCTCCAAGCATCCATTTCTGCCAGATCAGTTTGCATCCAACTCGGAGTCATGACCAGGGAGGAGTTACCTATACACTACGA TCGTAGTGTTTGTGCAGCCAGTGACTCCACCAAGACATATGAGTGTATACTGAGGGGTTGCCATGGCTACCACAACCCCTCTGTGGTGGACTACCTGCTGGAGAACATTGGCGTTAGCGACATCCATCCTCCGTCAATGATGAGAGGACTACAGAG TAAACTGTTTGAAAAAGAAGATTTTGCGTCTGTCATCCGCAAGCAGCAGTCTGCATCCTGGGCCTTGACGTG tgttaaGGCAGGTGTTGGCCACTTTAAACAGGGTCGCCATGTGGAAGCCATGAATGAGTACAACAAAGCTTTGGACATTGACACAAATAATGTGGAAGCCCTGGTAGCACGGGGAGCACT GTATGCTAATAAAGGCGTCATGGTGAAGGCTATATCAGACTTTGAGTTGGCCCTGGCGACCTGTCCAGATCACCGCAATGCCAAGAAGTACCTCTGCCAAACACTGGTTGAGAGAGGAAAACA ACTTGAGGAACAAGAGAAACTAGTAACAGCAGAAGGAGTGTACAGAAGAGCGCTTTCTCTGGATGACGCAAACCCTGAGGCCCAGGAGGCCTTGAAGAAAATCACAGAGACCATACAG AATTCGATACGCCTGCGGGAAGAAGCACTGGCTAAGGAAGGGGAAGAGAAAGCTAAGAGCAGTCAAAGCAGTGCTGAGAAATTGCGTAAGATCTTAAAAGAGGAGAAGAG GATGAAACGGAAACGAAAGAGA CGAGCCTCTTCCTCgtcatcctcttcctccaggAAATCTTCCACTTCATCGTCCTCATCCTCTCGAAGGAgatccaaaaaaaagaaaaagaagaagaggaagggaGTGCGAGAAAGCAAGCGCCATCACAGGCTCTCGAGAGAGAGCAGCAGGCGGAGTGATGAGGGTAAGCATGTGAAAAAGAGGCAGGAGAGAGAGGATGAGGAGTTGGAGTGGTATCCGGCACCTCCCAATACCTCTGCCACCTTTCTTAACCAAAAGGCATGGGAGGGGTTCGGACTGGTagatgaggaggagggagagACGAGCAGAAAGGGTAAAGATGGTAATGGTCCAAGGATCTGTCTGTACTCTTTGTCAGCAACCTCAGAAGATGAAGAGTGTGAGTCGCCGTCTCACAGAGGATGGCAAACAAAGGATAGAGAAGAGCGGAGAAGGAAAAGTAGTAGCATAAGTTCAGACAGAGAAGATGGGAGAACTAAGAGCTGGGAAAATAGTCAAAGGAGCAACAAAAGAGGGAATGAGGATACAAGAAAGACCAGTGGACCCGATAGAAGTAGCTTAGATGAGAGGAAGCGCAAAGCATCCTGCTCGTCATCCGAGTCAGTGTATTCCAGAAAATCGTTTCAAAGTAAAGATTTTTCCAGACGGAATTCCTTTAGAGGTGATGAAGATGAAACACAGAAGGAGAAGGACATAAGTAAGGGAAAAGCTGAAGAAGAGAGACCAGGTTGGAGTAAGTCAGATGCAGCTGAAATCCAAGATGAGCTGGATGGGGAGATCTCGGTACCAGAAGGAAAGGCTAAAAAAGACCTTCCTGCAAACCTTTTAGATATCTTTAACCAAATTGCCAGGTTTCAGAAAGAGAAAGGCATTGGACCAAAAAAGTAA